The following are from one region of the Cottoperca gobio chromosome 13, fCotGob3.1, whole genome shotgun sequence genome:
- the fkrp gene encoding ribitol 5-phosphate transferase FKRP: MRVSLCQGLLTGAIVLNLLILYYVSRAQQQMMEKRKELGRGTRRSALPASGLGGGLGILVGAGGEPGVIGGEGHSRGPRVTVLLREFENFENYVGDVANSFLRQRPELPFLAVADTAPYPPLVFPEGARLLVLSPSPDQPPQAHRPEFHIQTEFVLLVPDGVELEQPRSIERLIRELEGEGGGPVRLVAAPVLSRSAVQCVHLRVNLREWTATYSPAASGSSGSVCTALQGDAVVLIRTEDLFNLSVPMGRPLFPSLFVQTALRGWKVKLLESPCFATNHRPLFSSAHNQWKADTRLKETTGKLMRSFGLKRLLLADGKEQWYGCSKETPRCFGTVQDDTPDYLYLDRWTPPCCLRALRETTKYVINILETSGVRYWLEGGTLLGAVRHQDIIPWDYDVDLGIYLEDIPNCDHLKNLDSGSLVDANGYVWERAVEGDFYRVQYSEANHLHVDLWPFYPRNGVMTKDTWTEHKQDVEFPEHFLQPLVPLSFAGITAYSPNNPRAFLELKFGEGVIENPQYPNPARKRLDRSKL; this comes from the coding sequence ATGCGTGTCAGTCTCTGCCAGGGCCTGTTAACTGGCGCCATTGTCCTCAACCTCCTCATTCTCTACTATGTGTCCCGGGCCCAGCAGCAAAtgatggagaagaggaaggagctTGGCAGGGGCACGAGGAGGTCTGCACTACCAGCCTCTGGTCTGGGGGGAGGCCTAGGGATACTTGTAGGAGCTGGAGGTGAGCCTGGAGTTATTGGAGGTGAGGGACACAGTCGTGGCCCACGTGTGACTGTTCTTCTTCGGGAATTTGAAAACTTTGAGAATTATGTTGGGGATGTGGCTAACTCCTTCCTCCGCCAGAGACCTGAGCTTCCCTTCCTGGCTGTGGCTGACACGGCTCCGTACCCTCCCCTAGTGTTTCCAGAGGGGGCACGCCTTCTAGTGCTCTCCCCCAGCCCGGACCAGCCACCGCAAGCTCACAGGCCTGAGTTCCACATCCAGACAGAGTTTGTGCTGCTGGTGCCTGATGGGGTGGAGTTGGAACAACCTCGGTCTATCGAGAGGCTGATCAGGGAGTTGGAAGGTGAGGGTGGGGGGCCTGTGAGGTTGGTGGCTGCGCCCGTGCTGTCTCGATCTGCTGTGCAGTGTGTCCACTTGCGGGTGAACCTCAGAGAGTGGACAGCCACCTACTCGCCAGCTGCGTCTGGGAGCAGCGGGAGTGTGTGTACGGCTTTACAGGGAGATGCCGTTGTCCTTATTCGCACTGAGGATCTTTTTAACCTCTCTGTCCCTATGGGAAGGCCCCTCTTCCCCTCGCTCTTCGTCCAGACGGCCTTGAGAGGCTGGAAGGTCAAGCTGCTGGAGAGCCCCTGTTTCGCCACAAACCACCGGCCCCTCTTCAGCTCCGCTCACAATCAGTGGAAGGCCGACACACGACTGAAGGAGACCACCGGGAAGCTCATGAGGAGCTTTGGTTTGAAGCGTCTCCTGCTGGCTGATGGGAAGGAACAGTGGTACGGCTGCAGTAAAGAGACGCCTCGCTGCTTTGGCACTGTGCAGGATGACACTCCAGACTACCTTTATCTGGACCGCTGGACACCTCCCTGCTGTCTGCGGGCTCTCAGGGAAACTACCAAGTATGTAATCAACATCCTGGAGACCTCGGGTGTGCGCTACTGGCTAGAAGGGGGAACTCTTCTGGGCGCTGTCCGCCATCAGGACATCATCCCATGGGATTATGACGTGGACCTGGGCATCTACTTGGAGGATATACCCAACTGTGATCACTTGAAGAACCTGGACTCCGGCTCTCTTGTGGATGCGAACGGCTATGTGTGGGAGCGTGCAGTGGAAGGAGACTTCTACAGGGTCCAGTACAGCGAGGCCAACCACCTGCATGTTGACCTGTGGCCGTTCTATCCACGTAATGGCGTCATGACCaaagacacatggacagagcACAAGCAAGACGTGGAGTTCCCAGAGCACTTTCTGCAGCCACTGGTGCCCTTGTCCTTTGCAGGCATCACTGCCTACAGCCCCAACAACCCCCGAGCTTTCTTGGAGCTCAAGTTCGGAGAGGGTGTTATTGAGAACCCCCAGTATCCCAACCCCGCAAGAAAGAGGCTGGACAGAAGCAAATTATGA